A genome region from Ignavibacteria bacterium includes the following:
- a CDS encoding ABC transporter permease, protein MKVNYQILNIALRQLTSRKRQTLLTISGIGVGVMVLISAVSLMDGLLSSFIDKIVNIAPHVVVSGEKMTSLVSDTLWQAEKGTAINLIKNVERQDEEIIKNYKRVEALIKSDAQVSVTSPVVNVTVIAKFGTITQPLEIFGINPRSQDEIVKFSQNMTQGRFTELEKTPDGLMLGTTAAKDFGLRLGDKLQFVSNLGKTFQVRVVGIYSTGINDIDNNAYVNLRVAQNIAGYRPDEVSQIYLRVNDLKRDYAVARTIEKETNYKSKTWEEISSSVISLYKMISMMVYFLVFFVILVAGFGVANVLITNVLEKYRDIAILKSIGYKKKEITVIYILQGTLVAIIGAAIGCLLGYILILIMGSIQITPSESNTSMRSDRLQMGKSPWYFVLASLFAFVVSLIASIGPARGAARVNPVEILRGER, encoded by the coding sequence TTGAAAGTTAATTACCAGATATTGAATATTGCCTTAAGGCAGCTTACTTCCAGGAAGCGCCAGACACTTTTAACCATATCCGGCATTGGTGTGGGTGTTATGGTGCTTATCTCAGCTGTATCTTTAATGGACGGGCTTTTAAGCAGCTTTATAGATAAGATTGTAAACATTGCGCCTCACGTTGTGGTCTCAGGCGAAAAGATGACTTCACTTGTAAGCGACACCCTATGGCAGGCTGAGAAAGGAACGGCAATAAACCTCATTAAAAATGTTGAACGCCAGGATGAGGAGATAATTAAAAACTATAAGCGCGTTGAAGCTTTAATTAAGTCAGACGCACAGGTGAGCGTTACATCGCCCGTAGTGAATGTGACTGTAATTGCAAAGTTCGGCACAATTACGCAGCCCCTGGAAATTTTCGGCATCAATCCCCGATCTCAGGATGAAATAGTAAAGTTCAGCCAGAATATGACCCAGGGGAGATTCACCGAACTTGAAAAAACGCCCGACGGACTTATGCTTGGCACAACGGCAGCCAAAGACTTCGGCCTTCGCCTTGGTGACAAGCTCCAGTTTGTATCAAACCTCGGCAAGACTTTCCAGGTGAGGGTTGTTGGAATTTATTCAACCGGCATAAACGACATTGATAACAACGCATACGTAAATTTGCGTGTAGCGCAGAACATCGCAGGCTACCGCCCCGATGAGGTAAGCCAGATATATTTAAGGGTAAACGACTTAAAGCGCGATTACGCTGTTGCACGCACAATTGAAAAAGAAACAAACTACAAGTCAAAGACGTGGGAAGAGATCTCATCAAGCGTAATATCACTTTACAAGATGATATCGATGATGGTTTACTTCCTCGTGTTTTTTGTAATACTTGTTGCAGGTTTCGGAGTAGCCAATGTGCTGATAACAAACGTGCTGGAAAAGTACAGGGATATAGCAATACTGAAATCCATAGGATATAAGAAAAAAGAAATTACGGTAATTTATATACTGCAGGGAACGCTGGTTGCAATAATTGGGGCTGCCATAGGGTGTCTTCTGGGATACATCTTAATACTCATAATGGGTTCCATACAGATTACCCCGTCCGAGTCAAACACCTCCATGCGGAGCGACCGTCTTCAGATGGGAAAAAGCCCCTGGTACTTTGTGCTTGCATCGCTATTTGCATTTGTAGTAAGCCTTATTGCATCCATCGGCCCCGCCCGCGGAGCCGCCCGTGTAAACCCTGTGGAAATTTTAAGAGGTGAAAGATAA